The proteins below come from a single Drosophila kikkawai strain 14028-0561.14 chromosome 3R, DkikHiC1v2, whole genome shotgun sequence genomic window:
- the p gene encoding BLOC-2 complex member HPS5 homolog has translation MADAYCLTNFIDFSLSLSLPLKHHNRIKYTCFDISDSYIIFGASSGSLYLFNRTGKFLHLIPNKHGAITSLSISANSKYVAFSTQRSLICVYAVNLSAQATPQVIFTHLDQTVQVSCIQWTQDEKQFYYGDSRGQVSLVLLSSFIGHSLLLNMTVHPLLYLDSPIVQIDDFESLLLVSNCTKCILCNTEYEEYKQIGNRPRDGAFGACFFVSPQESLQPSRIYCARPGSRVWEVDFEGEVLQTHQFKSALATAPARIQRPGSGTDELDANAELLDYQPQNLQFAKVQRLGEDFLLAFTELGLYVFDVRRSAVVLWCNQFERIADCRSSGLEIFVFTQSGALYSVQLQTLQSHAVSLIQQSKLLPCANLLRQHVRYFADKAREDYELKQLNALKQLLIERQEYELLNDISVIFDAITQCTGSALDTHSSGGSSATTERSLSGSAVKPTPKGVYVLENAFCDNLKQPPKSGQFKDALLTVTGKFGKNIIKYKFNIFAEEQQQLVRELIPDSERSLPFKDIKARYESGAEDLEEEEIVRRCRRPAPQAPHISPEEKTLYNLYLIAKSAKFSRTQCVDRYRAVFDEYAAGELVALLEKLKNMMVEHGDTPEQAERNCYEMYFDYLDHELIWEVDDATRDHIAAGFVLVNAPGNAEIVRCEHCSFPLRFDTSCQYHELGAVLLRYFWSRGEQLKCFDVVQAVPALLDVLAKFYLAEQNLTKVVAIVLNYGLPELLADVGKQLSVGAWARCFEQFVELQRGRLVCANCECVSGVEQEPLGRHFFYSWNCFLNIALDHMAAGDTLALIFKWSSYIPNDAIDREFYSRCLLKG, from the exons ATGGCCGACGCCTACTGTCTCAcgaattttattgatttttcgctgtcgctgtcgctgccaCTGAAGCATCACAACCGTATCAAG TACACCTGCTTCGACATATCCGACAGCTACATCATCTTTGGAGCCTCTTCCGGATCGCTTTACCTGTTCAATCGCACCGGAAAGTTCCTGCATTTGATCCCGAACAAGCACGGAGCCATTACTAGTCTCAGTATCTCAGCGAATAGCAAATATGTGGCATTTTCAACCCAGCGCTCTCTGATCTGCGTCTACGCAGTGAACCTGTCCGCCCAGGCCACGCCGCAGGTGATTTTTACACATTTGGACCAGACGGTGCAGGTGAGCTGCATCCAATGGACGCAGGACGAGAAGCAGTTCTACTATGGCGACTCCCGCGGACAAGTCAGCCTCGTACTGCTTTCCTCGTTCATCGGCCACAGCCTGCTGCTCAACATGACCGTGCATCCGCTGCTCTACCTGGATTCTCCCATTGTCCAGATAGACGACTTTGagtcgctgctgctggtgtccAACTGCACCAAGTGCATTCTGTGCAATACAGAGTACGAGGAGTATAAGCAG ATTGGGAACCGTCCTCGTGATGGCGCATTTGGTGCCTGCTTCTTCGTCTCACCGCAGGAATCACTTCAGCCCTCTCGCATCTACTGCGCCCGTCCCGGAAGCCGAGTGTGGGAGGTAGACTTTGAAGGTGAGGTGCTGCAGACACACCAGTTTAAGAGCGCTTTGGCCACCGCACCAGCGAGGATTCAGCGACCGGGGAGCGGCACGGACGAGCTGGACGCCAACGCCGAGCTGCTGGATTATCAGCCGCAGAACCTTCAGTTCGCCAAGGTTCAACGGTTGGGCGAGGATTTTCTCTTGGCTTTCACGGAACTCGGATTGTATGTGTTCGATGTGCGACGATCAGCGGTGGTGTTGTGGTGCAATCAGTTCGAAAGGATTGCGGATTGCCGGTCGTCCGGCTTGGAGATATTTGTGTTTACCCAGTCAGGCGCCCTGTACAGTGTCCAGCTGCAGACACTTCAATCGCACGCCGTTTCCCTGATTCAGCAATCAAAACTGCTTCCGTGCGCAAACTTACTCCGCCAGCATGTGCGTTATTTTGCGGACAAGGCACGCGAGGACTACGAGCTGAAGCAGCTAAATGCACTGAAGCAGCTACTCATTGAGAGACAGGAATACGAGCTGCTGAACGATATATCCGTGATATTTGACGCCATAACCCAGTGCACGGGCAGTGCATTGGACACTCACAGTTCCGGAGGCAGTTCCGCCACCACAGAGCGCAGCTTGAGCGGCAGTGCAGTGAAACCGACCCCTAAGGGAGTCTACGTACtggaaaatgcattttgtgACAATTTGAAGCAGCCTCCCAAGTCTGGGCAGTTCAAGGATGCCCTTCTGACAGTCACGGGGAAATTTGGCAAGAACATCATCAAATACAAGTTCAATATTTTCGccgaggagcagcaacagttgGTGAGAGAACTAATCCCAGACAGCGAGCGTTCGCTTCCCTTTAAGGACATCAAAGCGCGTTATGAATCGGGAGCTGAAgatctggaggaggaggagattgTCAGACGGTGCAGAAGACCGGCTCCCCAAGCCCCTCACATCAGTCCCGAGGAGAAGACCCTGTACAATCTCTACCTGATCGCCAAAAGCGCAAAATTCAGTCGTACACAGTGCGTCGACCGATACAGGGCTGTGTTCGATGAGTATGCAGCGGGGGAATTGGTGGCTCTGCTGGAGAAACTGAAGAATATGATGGTGGAGCACGGCGATACTCCGGAGCAAGCAGAACGAAACTGCTACGAGATGTATTTCGACTATCTGGACCACGAGCTGATATGGGAAGTAGATGATGCAACCCGGGACCACATTGCTGCAGGTTTCGTGTTGGTCAACGCTCCAGGGAACGCTGAGATCGTTAGGTGTGAGCACTGCTCCTTCCCACTTCGATTTGACACTTCCTGTCAGTATCATGAGCTTGGAGCGGTGCTCCTCCGATATTTCTGGTCCCGCGGAGAGCAGCTCAAATGCTTCGACGTGGTTCAAGCTGTTCCGGCTCTCCTGGACGTCTTAGCTAAATTCTATTTAGCCGAACAGAATCTAACCAAAGTAGTGGCCATCGTCCTGAACTACGGCCTGCCCGAGCTTTTAGCCGATGTGGGCAAGCAACTAAGCGTCGGGGCATGGGCTCGCTGCTTTGAGCAATTCGTGGAACTGCAACGCGGACGGCTAGTGTGCGCCAATTGCGAATGCGTCTCCGGCGTGGAGCAGGAGCCACTGGGTCGCCACTTCTTCTACAGCTGGAACTGCTTCCTTAACATCGCGTTGGACCACATGGCTGCCGGGGATACGCTTGCTTTGATCTTCAAGTGGAGCTCTTACATTCCGAACGACGCCATTGACCGGGAGTTTTATTCCCGCTGCCTGCTCAAGGGCTAG
- the LOC108083199 gene encoding peroxisomal N(1)-acetyl-spermine/spermidine oxidase — protein MGDKEEPTTPAPSPTEEGLSDIPATGATSGVSGGAIGNGGAGDPLPNSSTVKIVIIGAGMAGLSAANHLLQNGCDDFLILEARGRVGGRIVSIPISNNQKIELGANWIHGVLGNPIFELAVQHGLVSVVNVPKPHKVVATTEDGHQVPFSVLQEIYEAYVCFLRRCDEYFLCQYSPPPDIHSVGEHINYEIEIFLSAVQDPKEKRLKQSIFNCLLKRETCITGCNNMDEVDLLELGSYTELQGGNIVLPSGYSSILRPLGAQIPKQSIVTKCPVKKIHWKRKKTFTGLETVDEHSEDEHSDDSERTVTEVPTGGLRGESVESNSSSNCDYPAGNVRVDCEDGRVFHATHVICTIPLGVLKSTHRSLFDPELPQYKQESIENLMFGTVDKIFLEYERPFLSADVSEIMLLWDDDKRDMNSSEEELASEAYLSKNWFKKIYSFAKITDTLLLAWVSGREAEYMEKLSHEVVAEKCTEILRNFLQDPYVPKPKQCLCTSWKSQDFTGGAYTSIPVGATQEDIENLAQPLYSTPQATKPAIVFAGEHTHSSFYSTVHGAYLSGRTAAQHLLASEEPDEIIMESDGSDLSAWIQGIALD, from the exons ATGGGTGACAAGGAGGAGCCCACCACACCCGCGCCATCGCCCACGGAGGAGGGATTGTCGGATATTCCGGCCACTGGAGCGACCAGCGGGGTCAGCGGTGGCGCCATCGGTAACGGCGGGGCCGGTGACCCACTCCCTAACAGTTCCACCGTGAAGATTGTGATCATTGGAGCCGGCATGGCCGGCTTATCCGCCGCGAATCATCTCCTGCAGAACGGCTGCGACGATTTCCTCATCTTGGAGGCACGAGGTCGGGTGGGCGGACGGATTGTGTCCATACCGATCAGCAACAATCAAAAG ATTGAGCTGGGAGCCAATTGGATACACGGCGTCTTGGGTAATCCTATCTTTGAGCTAGCCGTGCAACATGGTCTGGTCAGTGTTGTCAACGTTCCCAAGCCTCACAAAGTAGTGGCTACAACGGAGGATGGGCACCAGGTGCCGTTCAGTGTGCTGCAGGAGATCTACGAGGCGTACGTCTGTTTCTTGAGACGCTGCGACGAGTATTTCCTCTGCCAGTACAGCCCCCCGCCAGACATTCACAGCGTGGGTGAGCACATAAACTATGAGATAGAAATCTTTCTGAGCGCCGTGCAGGATCCCAAAGAGAAGCGCCTGAAGCAGTCCATATTTAACTGCTTGCTCAAGCGCGAGACTTGCATTACCGGCTGCAACAACATGGACGAGGTGGATCTCCTCGAGTTGG GCAGCTACACGGAGCTGCAGGGAGGCAACATTGTGCTGCCCTCCGGATATAGCTCCATCCTGAGACCTCTGGGCGCCCAGATACCCAAGCAATCTATCGTAACTAAATGTCCGGTAAAGAAGATACACTGGAAGCGGAAAAAGACATTTACAGGTCTGGAGACAGTCGACGAGCACTCGGAAGATGAACACTCCGACGACTCGGAGCGGACGGTGACCGAAGTTCCCACCGGTGGACTTCGCGGCGAATCCGTGGAGTCCAACTCCAGTAGCAATTGTGATTATCCAGCTGGCAATGTGCGCGTCGACTGTGAGGACGGCCGGGTGTTTCACGCCACACACGTGATATGCACCATTCCGCTCGGCGTCCTGAAGTCCACACACCGCTCTCTGTTTGATCCGGAGTTACCGCAATACAAGCAGGAGTCCATTGAGAATCTCATGTTCGGCACCGTCGACAAGATCTTTCTGGAGTATGAGCGGCCGTTTCTCAGTGCCGATGTATCAGAAATTATGTTGTTGTGGGACGACGACAAGCGCGACATGAACAGCAGCGAGGAGGAGCTAGCCAGCGAGGCATACCTTAGCAAGAACTGGTTCAAGAAGATCTACTCGTTCGCCAAGATAACAGATACGCTTCTCCTGGCTTGGGTCTCCGGACGGGAGGCGGAGTACATGGAGAAGCTGTCACATGAGGTGGTGGCGGAGAAGTGTACGGAGATCTTGCGAAATTTTCTACAGGATCCGTACGTTCCCAAGCCAAAGCAATGTTTGTG CACTAGTTGGAAGTCCCAAGACTTTACGGGCGGAGCCTACACCTCAATACCTGTGGGAGCCACCCAGGAGGACATTGAGAATCTGGCTCAGCCCCTGTATTCCACGCCTCAGGCCACAAAG CCCGCCATCGTATTCGCCGGAGAGCACACGCATTCCAGTTTTTACTCCACCGTGCACGGCGCTTACCTGAGCGGCCGGACGGCAGCGCAGCATTTGCTGGCCAGCGAAGAACCGGATGAGATTATAATGGAGTCGGACGGCAGCGATCTTAGCGCGTGGATACAGGGTATCGCCCTAGACTGA